One genomic region from Anabaena sp. PCC 7108 encodes:
- a CDS encoding PP2C family protein-serine/threonine phosphatase, producing MPVSQVPSHPTESNSSAATDVTPVVALKELVARLHREQNKIQDLLSSLGFALRSFNNLNQFLELIPLMATRVTDAEGSALFLYKPNGQIRLEQLHWQDTQQRKNIRKALETASSQITLLPNSVPLTATTGILDDEMHRYLGPDVQIFGTAILVKHTERGWLYVLSRDPQYSWTETRQKLVRLVADQTAVAIENDELAVELRKKERLDQELEIGAEIQRRLLPRQCPSIPGVVLAARCKPANRVGGDYYDFIPTNHKQLQPHKYISAEEACWGLVIGDVMGKGVPAGLIMTMMRGMLRGEVLHGNSPAGILQNLNRVMYADLENSHRFITMFYSEYNPVTRVLSYSNAAHNPPFWWHAATKTVSRLDTIGMLIGLDANSQYEDAQAQLEPGDTVIYYTDGLTDAAAAGGDRFDEENFITSFNFACRYCNNPQEIVDYLFDKVQEFIGPDKQNTDDMTMVVLQIL from the coding sequence CTGCCTGTGTCTCAAGTTCCTTCTCACCCAACTGAAAGTAATAGTAGTGCCGCGACAGATGTCACTCCAGTCGTGGCACTGAAAGAACTTGTGGCCAGGTTACACCGAGAACAAAACAAAATTCAAGATTTGCTCAGTTCTTTAGGATTTGCCCTCAGAAGTTTTAATAATCTGAATCAGTTTTTGGAATTGATTCCACTCATGGCCACAAGAGTTACCGACGCAGAAGGTAGCGCTTTATTTCTTTATAAACCTAATGGTCAAATTAGGTTAGAACAACTGCATTGGCAAGATACTCAGCAACGAAAAAATATTAGAAAAGCTCTGGAAACTGCCAGCAGTCAAATTACACTTTTACCAAATTCTGTGCCGCTAACAGCAACCACAGGGATTTTGGATGATGAGATGCATCGCTATTTGGGGCCAGATGTGCAAATTTTTGGCACAGCTATTTTAGTTAAGCATACAGAAAGGGGATGGCTCTATGTATTGAGCCGTGATCCACAATATAGTTGGACAGAAACTAGACAAAAGTTAGTTAGGTTAGTTGCAGATCAAACAGCCGTAGCAATTGAAAATGATGAACTAGCGGTAGAACTGAGAAAAAAAGAACGTCTAGATCAAGAATTAGAAATTGGGGCAGAAATTCAACGGCGACTTTTACCGCGTCAATGTCCTAGTATTCCCGGTGTAGTTTTGGCTGCACGTTGTAAACCGGCTAATCGTGTGGGTGGAGATTATTATGATTTTATTCCCACAAATCACAAACAGTTACAACCACATAAATACATTAGTGCCGAAGAAGCTTGTTGGGGTTTGGTAATTGGGGATGTGATGGGTAAAGGTGTTCCCGCAGGATTGATTATGACGATGATGCGGGGAATGCTACGGGGGGAAGTATTACATGGCAATTCTCCTGCTGGAATTCTCCAAAATTTGAATCGAGTTATGTATGCAGATTTGGAAAATTCTCACCGCTTTATCACGATGTTTTACTCGGAATATAACCCTGTAACGCGGGTTTTATCCTACAGTAATGCAGCACATAATCCTCCTTTTTGGTGGCACGCAGCGACGAAAACTGTTAGCCGGTTGGATACTATAGGGATGCTGATTGGTTTGGATGCTAATAGCCAATATGAAGATGCCCAAGCGCAGTTAGAGCCAGGAGATACAGTTATTTATTATACAGATGGTTTGACTGATGCAGCAGCGGCTGGGGGCGATCGCTTTGATGAAGAAAATTTTATCACTTCTTTTAACTTTGCTTGCCGTTATTGCAATAATCCACAGGAAATTGTTGATTATTTGTTTGATAAAGTTCAGGAATTCATCGGACCAGATAAGCAAAATACTGATGATATGACAATGGTGGTTTTACAGATTTTGTGA
- the ftsY gene encoding signal recognition particle-docking protein FtsY: protein MVFNWFRRQHNDTPDTPEQQPQGETQPTEEIPPEPSAAATPDTADLLAFAKAAYKNIQQKQQSQIEETTETPAAEVTQSTIAEDTSVIEESAPVAVIAETTATPAEEVTPSTADEEISVIEESAPVAAILETTEISSPEATVSEAQPATLSFLERAAAERQAKQERLIANAIEVEEPVITPTPASTTPEIEAEIPEIEFDDGFVWSVEVLAAQGRRAEDVSIEEITWLKKLRQSLDKTRRNILNQLKSIVGQGPLNQAAVAEIEALLLQADVGVEATDFIIDALQKKLRDEITPPEQAIAYLKQILRDMLDTPTQTLPKSSFAPEKDNLTIWLITGVNGAGKTTTIGKIAHLAQKSGYKCLIGAADTFRAAAVEQVKVWGSRSGVEVIANPGKNTDPAAVVFDAIAAAQSRETELLLIDTAGRLQNKKNLMDELSKIRRIIDKKAPNAHVESLLVLDSTLGQNGLRQAEVFSQAAQLSGVVLTKLDGTAKGGVALAVVKQLGLPIRFIGAGEGIEDLRPFSSYEFVEALLNG, encoded by the coding sequence ATGGTTTTTAATTGGTTCCGCCGTCAACATAACGATACTCCCGATACCCCCGAACAACAGCCACAGGGGGAAACTCAGCCTACAGAAGAAATACCACCAGAACCATCCGCAGCAGCTACGCCAGACACGGCGGACTTGTTGGCGTTTGCTAAAGCTGCATACAAAAATATTCAGCAAAAACAACAATCTCAAATAGAAGAAACAACAGAAACCCCAGCGGCGGAAGTCACCCAATCAACCATAGCGGAAGATACATCGGTTATTGAAGAATCAGCCCCAGTCGCGGTAATTGCCGAAACAACAGCAACCCCAGCAGAGGAAGTTACCCCATCAACCGCAGATGAAGAGATATCTGTTATTGAAGAATCAGCCCCAGTCGCGGCAATTCTAGAAACAACAGAAATTTCCAGCCCGGAAGCCACAGTCAGCGAGGCACAACCAGCTACCTTATCCTTTTTAGAACGGGCAGCCGCCGAAAGACAAGCCAAACAGGAAAGATTGATAGCCAACGCGATTGAAGTTGAAGAACCAGTAATCACACCAACTCCGGCATCAACTACACCAGAAATAGAAGCAGAAATTCCGGAAATAGAATTTGATGATGGGTTTGTCTGGTCAGTGGAAGTTTTAGCAGCCCAAGGTAGACGGGCGGAAGATGTTTCTATAGAAGAAATTACCTGGCTGAAAAAGCTTCGCCAAAGTTTAGATAAAACTAGGCGCAATATCCTTAACCAACTCAAGTCAATTGTTGGTCAGGGTCCTTTAAATCAAGCTGCTGTTGCAGAAATTGAGGCGTTACTTCTGCAAGCAGATGTAGGTGTAGAGGCGACAGATTTTATTATTGATGCTTTACAGAAAAAACTGCGGGACGAAATCACCCCACCAGAACAAGCGATCGCATACTTGAAACAAATCCTTCGAGATATGCTAGATACACCAACTCAAACATTGCCAAAATCTAGCTTTGCCCCAGAAAAAGACAACCTCACCATTTGGTTAATTACAGGGGTGAATGGTGCAGGTAAAACCACCACAATCGGTAAAATTGCCCATTTAGCCCAAAAATCTGGTTATAAATGCTTGATTGGTGCGGCTGACACCTTCCGCGCGGCTGCTGTAGAACAAGTAAAAGTCTGGGGAAGCAGAAGTGGTGTAGAAGTAATTGCCAATCCGGGGAAGAACACAGACCCCGCCGCAGTTGTCTTTGATGCGATCGCCGCAGCCCAATCACGGGAAACCGAATTGCTATTAATAGATACCGCTGGGCGACTGCAAAACAAGAAAAACTTAATGGACGAATTGAGTAAAATCCGCAGAATTATTGACAAAAAAGCCCCCAATGCTCATGTAGAATCTCTCTTGGTTCTAGATTCTACCTTAGGACAAAACGGACTCCGACAAGCTGAAGTCTTTTCCCAAGCAGCCCAACTGAGCGGTGTAGTCTTAACTAAGCTAGATGGCACAGCCAAAGGAGGTGTGGCTCTGGCCGTTGTTAAGCAATTGGGTTTACCGATTCGTTTTATCGGTGCAGGAGAAGGAATTGAAGACCTGCGCCCATTCTCTAGCTATGAATTTGTAGAAGCGTTATTAAATGGCTAG
- the nusB gene encoding transcription antitermination factor NusB encodes MQPRKPQQIARELALLSLSQLPINPKKLDKLPDEQLVAKLVLGAVRTLTTEVQDTLNNAAGELQRSNDRLLTSQTRASDLNTARTMLQEAITYTQTAINQLGTAVDFPELIQLANQDKDVRNYAKQIIITVYENRSLIDTLVSEALVDWQVSRLAQIDRDILQIAVAEMKLMGVPASIAINEAVELAKRYSGDEGHRFINGVLRRVTEHKQTA; translated from the coding sequence ATGCAACCTCGTAAACCTCAGCAAATAGCACGGGAATTGGCCTTATTAAGCCTCAGCCAGTTACCAATCAACCCCAAAAAATTAGATAAACTACCAGATGAACAATTAGTAGCCAAATTGGTACTTGGCGCAGTACGCACTCTGACAACAGAAGTGCAAGATACTCTAAATAATGCAGCTGGTGAACTGCAACGCAGCAATGATCGCCTTTTAACTAGCCAAACTAGGGCTTCAGACCTAAATACAGCTAGAACCATGCTCCAAGAAGCGATCACTTACACCCAAACAGCCATTAATCAATTGGGTACAGCCGTTGATTTTCCTGAATTAATTCAATTAGCGAATCAAGACAAAGACGTTCGTAATTACGCCAAACAAATTATCATCACCGTCTACGAAAACCGGAGTCTCATCGATACACTTGTTTCTGAAGCCTTAGTAGATTGGCAAGTCAGTCGCCTCGCGCAAATTGACCGCGATATCTTGCAAATAGCTGTAGCAGAAATGAAATTGATGGGAGTTCCCGCCAGTATTGCCATCAACGAAGCTGTAGAATTAGCCAAGCGCTACAGTGGAGATGAAGGACATCGTTTTATTAATGGTGTGCTGCGCCGAGTCACAGAACATAAACAGACGGCCTAG
- a CDS encoding DUF502 domain-containing protein, protein MNTNHKNCNSQKKENRGLVIERLKQDLKNDLIAGLLVVIPLATTIWLTITIASWVVNFLTQIPKQLNPFDGLHPILVNVLNLVVGLAVPLLSILLIGLMARNIAGKWLLDFGERLLQAIPLAGQVYKTLKQLLETILKDSNGKFRRVVLLEYPRRGIWAIAFVTGAISSDIQAQMPTPMLSVFVPTTPNPTTGWYAVVPENEVVNLSLSVEDAFKIVVSGGIVSANTPLSPAISPKSVLPLGTENHVIPVEKP, encoded by the coding sequence ATGAATACCAATCACAAAAATTGTAATAGCCAAAAAAAGGAGAACAGGGGCTTGGTAATTGAACGCCTAAAACAGGACTTAAAGAATGACCTGATTGCTGGTTTGTTAGTGGTGATTCCTCTAGCAACTACCATCTGGCTGACTATTACTATTGCCAGTTGGGTAGTTAACTTCCTCACCCAAATCCCGAAACAGCTAAATCCCTTTGATGGCTTACATCCTATATTAGTGAATGTACTGAATTTGGTAGTGGGATTGGCTGTACCACTACTGAGTATCCTGCTCATTGGTTTGATGGCTCGGAATATAGCTGGTAAATGGTTGCTAGACTTTGGTGAGCGTTTATTGCAAGCGATTCCCTTAGCTGGTCAGGTATACAAAACCCTCAAGCAACTATTGGAAACAATACTTAAAGATTCCAATGGCAAATTTCGGCGTGTGGTTTTACTAGAATATCCCAGACGAGGAATTTGGGCGATCGCATTTGTCACCGGTGCAATTAGCAGTGATATCCAAGCTCAAATGCCCACTCCCATGTTGAGCGTTTTTGTTCCTACCACCCCCAACCCTACCACTGGATGGTATGCAGTAGTCCCAGAAAACGAAGTAGTCAACCTTTCACTATCTGTGGAAGATGCTTTTAAAATAGTAGTCTCTGGTGGGATTGTTTCCGCCAATACACCCCTATCACCTGCAATTTCACCAAAATCAGTATTACCTCTAGGAACCGAAAATCATGTGATTCCTGTGGAAAAACCCTAA
- a CDS encoding glycosyltransferase family 2 protein yields the protein MFSIYILTYNEELDIAACIESALLSDDIIVVDSCSSDRTIEIASRYPIRVIQHPFESHGKQRTWMLESVLPKHEWVYILEADERMTPELFAECVAATENPDYIAYYVAERVMFMNRWIRYSTQYPRYQLRLFRHGKVWFTDYGHTEREVCNGATSFLKQTYPHYTSSKGLSRWIEKHNRYSTDEAKETLYQLENGEVIWRDLFFGKSEVERRRALKDLSLRVPARPLIRFVYMYFFLGGCLDGNPGLAWCTLQAFYEYLILLKVWEMKYLPTPSLVADKAKNDD from the coding sequence ATGTTCTCAATTTACATACTCACATATAACGAAGAATTAGATATTGCTGCTTGTATCGAGTCAGCACTTTTATCAGATGACATAATTGTTGTAGACTCTTGCAGTAGCGATCGCACCATAGAAATCGCCAGTCGTTATCCTATTCGAGTCATCCAACATCCTTTTGAAAGCCACGGGAAACAACGCACCTGGATGTTAGAATCTGTCCTCCCTAAACATGAATGGGTGTACATTCTCGAAGCCGACGAACGCATGACACCAGAACTTTTTGCTGAATGTGTCGCCGCCACTGAAAATCCCGACTATATCGCCTACTACGTTGCGGAAAGGGTAATGTTTATGAATCGTTGGATTCGCTACAGCACCCAATATCCCCGTTACCAATTGCGACTTTTTCGCCATGGTAAAGTCTGGTTTACAGACTATGGTCATACGGAACGGGAAGTGTGTAATGGTGCAACAAGCTTTTTAAAACAAACATATCCTCATTACACTTCTAGTAAAGGCTTGAGCCGCTGGATAGAAAAGCATAACCGTTATTCTACAGATGAAGCGAAAGAAACTTTGTATCAATTAGAAAATGGAGAAGTGATCTGGCGAGATTTATTTTTTGGTAAATCAGAAGTAGAAAGACGACGCGCCCTCAAAGATTTATCGTTGCGTGTACCCGCTAGACCATTAATCCGTTTTGTGTATATGTATTTTTTCTTGGGTGGCTGTTTAGACGGAAACCCTGGTTTAGCTTGGTGTACCTTGCAAGCATTTTATGAATACCTAATTTTGCTCAAAGTCTGGGAAATGAAATATTTGCCCACACCGAGCTTAGTAGCTGACAAAGCTAAAAATGACGACTAA
- a CDS encoding HpsJ family protein: protein MVNRVAASNTSLTLKVVGIVCILSFFVDFLILLLGFSPTNKQSQITLVTALVDRGIVPLVGLGVLLAGYWIDESTSDRPQGIDLRFPVLIISSLLGLMFLLIFPLHLNNVRQASTQTVTQISQEAQQAETQLDNQLSQIQEQLNNAQAKAQLEQARTQLKTQITELLKDEQKYKQALNNPQLPADQKDLLQKAKANPQELDKLIAQRTDPQEVANQRRSQIRQRKEEVEKQAKDNAWKSGLRIGFSSLLLSIGYIVIGWTGLRGMGSLQGAKRKAPAR, encoded by the coding sequence ATGGTTAACCGAGTTGCTGCATCAAATACTTCACTCACACTTAAGGTGGTGGGGATAGTTTGTATTTTGTCTTTTTTTGTTGATTTCCTAATTCTTTTATTAGGTTTTAGTCCCACTAATAAGCAATCACAAATTACCTTGGTAACAGCCTTAGTTGACCGAGGAATCGTTCCCTTAGTGGGGTTAGGGGTTTTATTGGCTGGATATTGGATAGATGAATCAACAAGTGACCGTCCCCAAGGTATTGATTTAAGATTTCCTGTCCTGATCATTTCCAGCTTATTAGGTTTAATGTTCTTACTAATTTTTCCCCTGCACCTTAACAACGTGCGTCAAGCCAGCACCCAAACAGTAACTCAGATTTCTCAAGAAGCCCAGCAAGCAGAAACTCAACTGGATAACCAGTTATCCCAAATTCAAGAGCAACTAAACAACGCTCAGGCCAAAGCTCAGTTAGAACAAGCACGAACTCAGTTGAAAACTCAAATTACTGAACTACTCAAAGACGAACAGAAATATAAACAAGCACTTAATAACCCTCAACTTCCGGCAGACCAAAAGGATTTACTTCAGAAAGCCAAAGCAAATCCCCAAGAACTTGATAAATTGATTGCTCAACGAACAGATCCTCAAGAAGTCGCTAATCAAAGACGTAGTCAAATTCGCCAGCGCAAAGAAGAAGTAGAAAAACAAGCTAAAGACAATGCTTGGAAATCTGGACTCAGAATTGGTTTCAGCAGCTTACTTTTGTCCATTGGTTATATCGTTATCGGTTGGACAGGATTAAGGGGTATGGGTTCTTTACAAGGTGCAAAACGTAAGGCTCCAGCGCGTTAA
- a CDS encoding TIGR04282 family arsenosugar biosynthesis glycosyltransferase, translating into MKSLLNAQQHLIIFSRYPEPGTTKTRLIPVLGRVGAANLQKQMTEHTILQVQELQKVAAVSAQVRFAGGNLQLMQDWLGLDLVYQTQGDGDLGQRLVRSLEDAFQNSAEYVIIIGTDCPGVNSQILATAFEKLQVFDMVVGPAIDGGYYLIGLQRVIPELFSDIAWGTAQVYQQTIEIALKLNLSSFHLPALADIDRPEDLAIWEQTLVSDVREEDKQRGA; encoded by the coding sequence ATGAAATCATTGCTAAACGCTCAACAACACCTAATTATTTTCAGCCGCTATCCAGAACCAGGGACGACAAAAACAAGACTCATACCTGTTTTAGGTAGGGTTGGTGCTGCTAATCTGCAAAAGCAGATGACCGAACATACAATTTTGCAGGTACAGGAATTGCAAAAAGTAGCTGCGGTATCTGCACAAGTGCGGTTTGCGGGGGGTAATTTGCAACTTATGCAAGATTGGCTGGGGTTAGATTTGGTTTACCAGACTCAAGGAGATGGAGATTTAGGTCAACGTTTGGTGCGATCGCTTGAGGATGCTTTTCAAAATAGTGCAGAATATGTAATTATCATTGGCACTGACTGTCCTGGAGTAAATTCACAAATTTTAGCAACCGCCTTTGAGAAACTACAGGTTTTTGACATGGTGGTTGGCCCTGCAATTGACGGTGGATATTACTTAATTGGGTTACAACGAGTCATCCCAGAGTTATTTTCTGATATCGCCTGGGGAACGGCTCAAGTATACCAACAGACTATAGAAATCGCTTTAAAGCTGAACTTATCATCTTTTCACTTACCTGCTTTGGCCGATATTGACCGTCCAGAAGATTTAGCTATTTGGGAACAAACACTAGTGAGTGATGTCAGGGAAGAAGACAAGCAGCGGGGGGCTTGA